The Fusarium falciforme chromosome 7, complete sequence genome window below encodes:
- a CDS encoding Ferric oxidoreductase domain-containing protein: MIYSSLPAAAAVALSLLSLPGATATALLEGYGRDPYPVPCAQACQFAGPTALQCPEFEGLSAEEMALAFPSGACMANDTAYLTTVAWCIHSYCDKSIETYKIANFWETKLIAEDGVVLRYTYEEALAQIDPKKPPQSLDLTETVVNRTIATTEDVYIAFLNAVKAYQASGKNESKYSLVVFLSCVIVPIAFSFLRFVPIPERLRSKLYAYLINPPAFGKKHSAPVLGLGIVPTRGQALFIMYIIAINTLAVFEGYPNFQPNGYFPDRRYELMRQIGNRAGVIAFANVPLLILFAGRNSLLLWLTNWSHSTFLLLHRWIAMISIIQVVVHSLLWLQMMVESDSHAEAVTYPYWYWGIVGTLAFCLFWPFSLLCVRKVLYEVFLIAHICLAVLAIVASWYHIWYLYEDSSGFEIWLLIAIAVWGYERLLRVLRVSRHGIKRAHITRIEGDQYIRLDIPEVDCHGHCYIYFPTLTWRVWENHPFSVVNRSVGQLSNNIIDSNSSARSRSETEGPTVMDPDSKETANVTANRDVIATRTVHPRPGITLLIRAQSGLTKKIAAKANKEGGLPVLIEGSYGHGSSNAFTPTTEYPNVLCIAGGVGITGILPALNSSLSMFARPLGTTKLYWGIKDRGLVDAVKSMIVGDSKDGEKGDETNWGHVESHVTIGSRMNIRQVLSDELENTLGGTIVVVCGPHAMCDEARYACAGLARHGAKVRYVEESFSW; this comes from the exons ATGATCTACTCTTCACTCCCTGCGGCCGCGGCGGTTGCACTCTCCCTCTTGTCACTTCCTGGCGCAACCGCCACTGCGCTCCTCGAAGGCTACGGTAGAGATCCCTATCCAGTCCCCTGTGCCCAGGCATGCCAATTTGCTGGCCCAACCGCCCTGCAATGTCCCGAATTCGAGGGTCTGAGTGCCGAAGAGATGGCTCTGGCTTTCCCGTCGGGAGCCTGCATGGCCAACGACACGGCATACCTGACGACGGTCGCTTGGTGCATTCACAGTTATTGCGACAAGAGTATCGAGACCTACAAGATTGCCAACTTTTGGGAGACCAAGCTCATTGCTGAGGACGGTGTTGTACTTCGTTATACATACGAAGAAGCGTTGGCACAGATCGATCCCAAGAAGCCCCCTCAGTCTCTTGATCTCACCGAGACCGTCGTTAACCGGACGATTGCGACTACAGAGGATGTATACATCGCCTTCTTGAACGCTGTCAAGGCGTACCAGGCCAGCGGGAAGAATGAGTCCAAGTATTC GCTTGTGGTATTCCTCTCGTGCGTCATCGTCCCGATTGCGTTCTCCTTTCTTCGCTTCGTCCCGATCCCCGAGCGTCTTCGAAGCAAGTTATACGCCTACCTCATCAACCCTCCGGCTTTTGGCAAGAAGCACAGTGCTCCTGTTCTGGGTCTCGGAATAGTCCCAACGCGAGGTCAGGCTTTGTTCATCATGTACATTATTGCCATCAACACCTTGGCTGTATTCGAAGGATACCCCAACTTCCAACCCAATGGCTACTTTCCGGATCGTCGATATGAGTTGATGCGTCAGATTGGCAACCGTGCTGGTGTCATCGCTTTTGCCAACGTGCCACTTCTCATTCTCTTTGCAGGAAGAAACAGCTTACTACTCTGGCTGACGAACTGGTCTCATTCGACATTCCTTCTGCTTCATCGATGGATTGCCATGATTTCCATTATTCAGGTTGTGGTCCACTCGCTTCTGTGGCTTCAGATGATGGTTGAGTCTGACTCCCATGCCGAAGCTGTCACATACCCTTACTGGTACTGGGGGATTGTCGGCACTCTCGCCTTCTGTCTCTTTTGGCcattctctcttctctgcgTGCGAAAGGTTCTGTACGAAGTCTTCCTCATCGCTCACATTTGTCTTGCTGTTTTGGCTATCGTCGCCTCTTGGTACCACATTTGGTACTTATATGAAGACTCGAGCGGTTTCGAGATCTGGCTGCTGATCGCAATTGCTGTTTGGGGATACGAGAGACTCTTGCGTGTTCTCCGAGTCTCCCGACATGGCATTAAGAGAGCTCACATTACACGCATCGAAGGCGACCAGTACATCCGTCTTGATATCCCAGAAGTCGACTGCCATGGCCACTGCTACATCTACTTCCCGACTCTCACCTGGCGCGTCTGGGAGAACCATCCATTCTCTGTTGTCAACCGCAGCGTCGGTCAACTGAGCAACAATATCATTGATTCGAACTCCAGCGCTCGATCGCGGTCCGAGACTGAAGGTCCAACCGTGATGGACCCGGACTCCAAGGAGACTGCAAATGTCACTGCCAATAGGGATGTCATTGCCACCCGCACCGTTCATCCTCGGCCTGGCATCACTCTGCTCATCCGAGCTCAGTCTGGCCTGACCAAGAAAATtgcagccaaggccaacaaAGAAGGTGGACTTCCAGTCCTTATCGAGGGCTCATATGGCCACGGAAGCAGCAATGCTTTCACCCCGACCACCGAGTATCCTAATGTTCTCTGCATCGCTGGTGGTGTTGGAATCACTGGTATCCTTCCCGCTCTCAACAGTTCCTTGTCCATGTTCGCCCGCCCCCTCGGAACCACCAAACTGTACTGGGGTATCAAGGACAGAGGCCTGGTAGATGCCGTGAAGAGCATGATTGTTGGCGATTCCAAGGACGGAGAGAAGGGTGACGAAACCAACTGGGGCCATGTCGAATCTCATGTGACGATCGGGTCGCGGATGAACATCAGGCAGGTGCTATCCGACGAGTTGGAGAACACTCTTGGTGGAACTATAGTGGTTGTATGCGGTCCTCATGCTATGTGCGACGAGGCTCGATACGCGTGTGCTGGCTTGGCTCGGCATGGAGCGAAGGTTCGCTATGTCGAGGAGTCTTTCTCTTGGTAG
- a CDS encoding CFEM domain-containing protein, which translates to MRTLSFVLFSLTGILALENGSDNGGVGAAQMPDCAVNCIKEHVPNSGCDLPHITCLCDPDFRTKHGPAIAPCLIVLCDANEINKVQNAWRDHRGGCFNCRRCFCLVDDCDKRRYRADFKNGSTQHLGSSPGRKDFNTNDHDIDAKAGAKINPTEVNTKTNPNTNNLEFNLERNFNFNFKLDPKTNANANAEILDEFYQLIRKRN; encoded by the exons ATGCGGACTCTATCGTTTGTGCTGTTTTCGCTGACTGGGATCTTAGCTTTGGAGAACGGCAGTGATAATGGAGGCGTTGGGGCGGCCCAAATGCCAGATTGCGCA GTAAATTGCATCAAAGAACATGTACCCAACTCTGGCTGCGACCTGCCTCACATTACATGTCTATGCGATCCCGACTTCCGTACAAAGCACGGCCCTGCAATCGCACCTTGTCTCATCGTGTTGTGTGATGCCAACGAGATCAACAAAGTTCAGAATGCTTGGAGAGATCA TAGAGGAGGATGCTTCAACTGCCGTCGTTGTTTCTGCCTCGTCGACGATTGCGATAAGCGACGTTACCGTGCAGACTTCAAGAACGGAAGTACCCAACATCTTGGCTCGAGTCCTGGTCgaaaagactttaataccAACGACCATGATATTGATGCAAAAGCTGGCGCCAAGATTAACCCCACTGaggtcaacaccaagacgaaccccaacaccaacaacctcgAGTTCAACCTCGAGCGAaacttcaacttcaacttcaagcTCGACCCCAAGACAaacgccaacgccaacgccgaAATCCTCGACGAGTTCTACCAGCTCATCAGAAAGCGAAACTGA
- a CDS encoding Amine oxidase has protein sequence MSPYHANLSNEGHTYTKQHGLVAGLRTYGVVQPERKIRQVDDGNVWEAIVIGSGYAGLIAARDLVKAGKKTLLIEARDRVGGRTWSAELDGTTYEMGGTWISHVHGRVFGEMVRYGLKDDVSMTRTENGGCDYFTLDTGSGSRKFTHKEAGEMTARAWGIFINIDGNNGRDICPLPYSTLGNSRVSANQVKAVDQLSCRDRIDQIKDQLSADELALLESLVPHIGGGSVENFGFLEMLRAQALQGYDIATFEEVWTLYKIREGQSTLARRIFDDAVRLGLQYSFKTPIKSIVEREGIVSLHTPNGKIFRAQRVVNTIPIAVLPDIHFDPPLSPLRQEAIKIGQVDYLTKIHAEVEGDLRGLRGCTWPGDMLYVYGDGFCAGGKTTRITSFAGDNRGKLDPLKEPERLETALKRFHPMDIKKVVFHDWVSDPYAKAGAAWYPAGFLTKYLAELQSRHGNVFMANADWANGWRSFIEGAMEQGALAADQVLNELGILGANPAPGEYQRPSRL, from the exons ATGTCCCCCTACCACGCCAATCTCTCCAATGAGGGGCACACCTACACCAAGCAGCACGGCTTGGTCGCTGGTCTCCGCACATACGGTGTCGTGCAGCCAGAGCGCAAGATCCGACAAGTCGACGACGGCAATGTCTGGGAGGCTATTGTCATTGGCTCCGGTTATGCCGGTCTGATTGCCGCCCGTGACcttgtcaaggctg GCAAGAAGACTCTCCTCATTGAGGCCCGAGACCGTGTTGGTGGTCGAACCTGGAGCGCTGAGCTTGATGGCACAACATACGAGATGGGCGGCACCTGGATCTCACACGTCCACGGTCGCGTATTCGGCGAGATGGTGCGCTACGGTCTCAAGGACGACGTCTCCATGACCCGCACCGAAAACGGCGGCTGCGATTACTTCACCCTCGATACAGGTTCCGGTTCCAGAAAGTTCACCCACAAGGAGGCTGGTGAGATGACTGCCAGAGCCTGGGGCATCTTTATCAACATTGATGGCAACAACGGTCGCGACATCTGCCCTCTCCCTTACTCAACGCTTGGCAACTCGCGTGTTAGTGCCAATCAGGTCAAGGCTGTCGATCAGCTCTCATGCCGTGACCGTATCGACCAGATCAAGGATCAGCTGAGCGCCGATgagcttgctcttcttgagtCGCTAGTTCCGCACATTGGAGGTGGCTCCGTTGAGAATTTTGGGTTCCTTGAGATGCTCCGCGCTCAGGCTCTTCAAGGCTACGATATCGCCACTTTTGAGGAAGTTTGGACCCTGTACAAGATCCGTGAGGGTCAGTCTACGCTCGCCCGTCGTATTTTCGACGACGCCGTCCGACTTGGCCTCCAGTATTCGTTCAAGACCCCCATCAAGTCCATCGTCGAGAGAGAAGGAATCGTGTCCCTCCACACCCCTAACGGCAAGATCTTCCGTGCCCAGCGGGTTGTCAACACCATCCCCATCGCCGTCCTCCCCGACATCCACTTCGACCCTCCTCTGTCGCCTCTCCGCCAGGAAGCCATCAAGATTGGCCAGGTTGACTATCTGACCAAGATCCATGCCGAAGTTGAGGGAGATCTCCGAGGTCTCCGAGGATGCACTTGGCCTGGTGACATGCTGTATGTCTACGGAGATGGCTTCTGTGCTGGTGGCAAGACCACCCGTATCACCTCATTCGCTGGCGACAACCGTGGCAAACTTGACCCCCTTAAGGAGCCCGAGCGTCTCGAGACGGCTCTGAAGAGATTCCACCCTATGGATATCAAGAAGGTCGTCTTCCACGACTGGGTCTCTGACCCCTACGCCAAGGCCGGTGCTGCCTGGTATCCCGCTGGTTTCCTCACCAAGTACCTCGCAGAGCTTCAGAGCCGTCATGGAAACGTCTTCATGGCCAACGCTGACTGGGCTAACGGATGGAGATCTTTTATCGAGGGTGCGATGGAGCAGGGTGCTCTTGCTGCGGATCAGGTCTTGAACGAACTTGGCATTCTTGGCGCCAACCCTGCTCCGGGCGAATACCAGCGCCCCTCGAGACTGTAA
- a CDS encoding DUF3533 domain-containing protein, with protein MSDNTIRQSSPEPTLHDDLDMSSPARQGINAPEWRQKRVLAVKVLMGVMVAILVVFLADLSYLFGASFKVNDRVSALNILVVDYDGGPIGESVSTAYQGLQSRKFPSLDFQSSSDYPDPEDVRHSVCKADYWGAVFIHKGASDRLAAAIEGGSAAQNYDPTDSVTFIYNSARYPTTASGYLVSNFQSLLGAMRGGYYRTKEGQAAFGNVNSSDPAAIQAYLNPIQGAPDVIRPTNQAARNLYNTINIVMAILGQFFYVLAMNGIFDSFGIHKSMRISHVYVMRFITGKIFSMLFAIVVTGYIWAFREDWGVNGGHWALTWLTFWLFMDTNFQVLESTINSFVPMPLTPFFLLTWFMVNVAACIFPFELMAGFYRIGYAFPAHALWIVLIEVWSGCGNYLHIGLPILFAWWVVGHVTAVFSIRKRCLAQAAAPQAATATEGKEE; from the coding sequence ATGTCCGACAACACTATCCGGCAGTCCTCCCCTGAGCCGACACTGCACGACGACTTGGACATGTCGAGTCCTGCAAGACAGGGCATCAACGCGCCAGAATGGCGTCAGAAAAGGGTCTTGGCCGTCAAGGTCCTTATGGGCGTCATGGtggccatcctcgtcgtcttccttgCCGACCTTTCATACCTTTTCGGTGCATCCTTCAAAGTTAACGATCGAGTATCGGCGCTTAACATCCTCGTTGTTGATTACGATGGTGGCCCTATTGGAGAGTCAGTCTCAACTGCCTACCAGGGTCTGCAGAGCCGCAAATTCCCATCCCTCGACTTTCAATCATCCTCCGACTACCCCGACCCTGAAGATGTGAGGCACAGCGTGTGCAAGGCCGATTACTGGGGAGCCGTCTTCATTCACAAGGGCGCATCTGACCgtcttgctgctgctatCGAAGGCGGCTCTGCAGCCCAGAACTACGACCCTACGGACAGTGTGACATTCATCTACAACAGCGCCAGATACCCAACCACAGCATCTGGATACCTCGTCTCCAACTTCCAATCCCTCCTCGGCGCCATGCGAGGTGGCTACTACCGAACAAAGGAAGGCCAAGCCGCCTTTGGCAACGTCAACAGCAGCGATCCCGCCGCCATCCAAGCCTACCTCAACCCCATTCAGGGAGCCCCCGACGTGATCCGTCCTACGAACCAAGCCGCGAGAAACCTCtacaacaccatcaacatcgtcaTGGCTATTCTGGGCCAGTTCTTCTACGTTCTCGCCATGAACGGCATCTTTGACAGCTTTGGCATCCACAAGAGCATGCGCATCAGCCACGTCTACGTGATGCGATTCATCACCGGCAAGATCTTTTCGATGCTGTTCGCCATCGTTGTTACTGGATATATCTGGGCTTTCCGCGAGGATTGGGGTGTCAACGGTGGACACTGGGCTCTCACGTGGTTGACGTTCTGGCTGTTTATGGATACCAACTTCCAAGTGCTGGAATCGACTATAAACAGTTTTGTACCGATGCCACTCACACCATTTTTCCTGCTCACATGGTTCATGGTCAACGTTGCGGCCTGTATTTTCCCCTTTGAGCTCATGGCTGGATTCTACCGCATCGGATACGCATTCCCCGCTCATGCTCTTTGGATCGTTCTGATCGAGGTTTGGTCCGGATGCGGCAACTACCTGCACATCGGTCTCCCCATTCTGTTTGCTTGGTGGGTGGTGGGACACGTCACGGCCGTGTTTAGCATCAGGAAAAGATGTCTGGCGCAGGCGGCGGCACCACAAGCTGCTACTGCCACTGAGGGGAAGGAGGAGTAA